The following proteins are co-located in the Salvelinus fontinalis isolate EN_2023a chromosome 41, ASM2944872v1, whole genome shotgun sequence genome:
- the LOC129840707 gene encoding glycogen synthase kinase-3 beta-like isoform X5 yields MSGRPRTTSFAESCKAVPQPSAFGSMKVSRDKDGSKVTTVVATPGQGPDRPQEVSYTDTKVIGNGSFGVVYQAKLCDSGELIAIKKVLQDKRFKNRELQIMRKLDHCNIVRLRYFFYSSGDKKDEVYLNLVLDYVPETVYRVARHYSRAKQTLPMVYVKMYMYQLFRSLAYIHSFGICHRDIKPQNLLLDPETAVLKLCDFGSAKQLVRGEPNVSYICSRYYRAPELIFGATDYTSSIDVWSAGCVLAELLLGQPIFPGDSGVDQLVEIIKVLGTPTREQIREMNPNYTEFKFPQIKAHPWTKVSQQPCVIGSQVFRPRTPPEAIALCSRLLEYTPTARFTPLEACAHTFFDELRDPNLKLPNGREKPLLFNFSTQELSSNPSLASILIPAHARNQPGAFTPTNASAPSDANSGDRGHTTNAASASNAST; encoded by the exons gagaCAAAGATGGCAGTAAGGTGACCACTGTAGTAGCGACCCCAGGCCAGGGTCCCGACCGGCCGCAGGAGGTCAGCTATACAGACACTAAGGTCATCGGCAACGGCTCGTTTGGGGTGGTCTACCAGGCTAAACTGTGTGACTCCGGGGAGCTAATAGCCATCAAGAAGGTTCTGCAGGACAAGAGGTTCAAG AACCGGGAGCTGCAGATCATGAGGAAACTGGACCACTGCAACATAGTGCGTTTACGCTACTTCTTCTATTCCAGTGGAGACAAG aaggACGAGGTGTATCTCAACCTGGTTCTGGACTACGTTCCTGAGACTGTGTACAGAGTGGCTAGACACTACAGCCGAGCCAAGCAGACCCTCCCCATGGTCTATGTGAAG atgtACATGTACCAGCTCTTCCGGAGCTTAGCCTACATCCATTCCTTTGGGATCTGCCATCGGGACATCAAGCCCCAGAACCTGCTGCTGGACCCGGAGACAGCCGTGCTCAAGCTCTGTGACTTTGGCAG TGCGAAGCAGCTGGTCCGTGGTGAGCCCAATGTGTCCTACATCTGCTCACGGTACTACAGAGCGCCCGAGCTCATCTTTGGGGCCACTGACTACACCTCCAGCATAG ATGTATGGTCCGCTGGCTGCGTTCTAGCAGAACTGTTGCTAGGGCAACCCATTTTTCCcggtgacagtggggtggatcaGCTGGTGGAGATCATCAAG GTTCTCGGCACTCCCACTCGGGAGCAGATCAGAGAGATGAATCCCAACTACACTGAGTTTAAGTTCCCTCAGATCAAGGCACACCCATGGACTAAGGTGAGTCAACAG CCTTGTGTGATTGGCTCTCAGGTGTTCCGGCCGCGCACGCCCCCTGAGGCCATCGCTCTGTGCTCGCGGCTGCTGGAGTACACGCCCACAGCGCGCTTCACGCCCCTGGAGGCCTGTGCCCACACCTTTTTCGACGAGCTCCGGGACCCCAACCTCAAGCTGCCCAACGGGCGCGAGAAGCCCCTGCTCTTCAACTTCTCCACACAGG AGTTGTCCAGTAACCCCTCCTTAGCCTCCATCCTCATCCCCGCCCACGCCCGGAATCAGCCCGGGGCCTTCACCCCTACCAACGCCTCCGCACCCTCAG ATGCCAACAGCGGAGACCGTGGCCATACCACCAACGCTGCCTCCGCCTCCAACGCCTCCACCTGA